Sequence from the Stenotrophomonas sp. 364 genome:
CGAGGCGGCGAGCGCGTTCTTCTGCTCGTTGTTGTTGCCCGCTGCGCTGTTCACGCCGATGTTGCCGCTGGCGTCGCGGAAGGCGTTTCCGCTGAGGCTGGAGTTGTTGACCACGCCTTCGTTCATCGTGGTGTTGCCCGCGCCATACTGGTTCACGAACACTTCCGCATCGGACATGCCGAAGGTGAAGGAGGCATCGGCCGCCGACAGCGACGCGGCGTTGTCCTGGGCGTTGTTGTCACCGGCGGCGACGTTGAAGCCGAGGTTGCCGGAGGCATCCTGGCCGACGTTTTCGCTGATGGACGCGTTGTTGTCGAGCAGCGTGTTGGACGCTTCGTTGTTGGTGATCGACTGGCGGTTGTCGATGACGGCGATGGCCGCCGAGTTCACTTCCAGCTCGCCGGTGATTTCCGGATCACCCGAGAAGTTGATGTCCGAGCTCAGGCGCATGTCCTTTTCCAGGTTCACGTCGACACCGTGGTTGTTCTTTTCCTTGCGCTCGTCGGCCTGGATGTTGCTGTTCTCGTTCACCGTCACGGTGCGGTTGCGGGTGACGTCGCTGTTGACGGTGCTGTTGCTGGTGGAATTGCTGTTGGTGGTGGTGTTGCGGGTCCGGTTCCAGGTACGCGAGTCGGTGAGCGTATTGGTTTCGGTGTTGGTATCGGTGTTGGTGTTGGTGCGCGTTTCGACCACGTTGTGGAGGTGGTTGATGTTCGCGTTCTGGTTCTGGTTGTCGCGGTCGTTGCCCCAACCGTTGGCGCCGGCGGAAGCAGACGCGGCGGCGATGGCCAGCGCAAGTACGGTCCGTTTCATGTTGGTGTTCATGGTGCCCTCTCTCTCATCACAGACAATCGGGTGGATGTGACTACTCACGGGGTGGACTGCACCGAGATGCTCAGTTGATTGGCGGTGGCGTTGCCGGATCCCGCGATCTGATTGAGTTGCAGGACGCCGTCGAAGCCCTGCAGCGCGGTGGCTTCCACCGCCACGCTGCGGGTTCCGGCCGGCCGGCCGCGAGTAGCGGCCGCCTGCCCCCCTGCTGACACGAGCGCCCCCGATGAGGCCAGGGCCTCGTCGTTCGACTCGCGTATGCCCTGTTGCGCCAGCGTGGCAGTGACGACGTTGATGGTCGCGTTGCCGGTTCCACTGGCCTGGTTGATCATGGCGACGCCGCGGGCGCCGCTGAGTGCCTGTCCGCCGATGCTGGCGCTGGCGTCCATCGGGCCGTCGCCGAGCACCTGGTTGGCGCTGTATTGCTGGCGGGCGTTGATGGCAATGTGTGCGTTGGAGCCGTTGGCGATGCCGAGCAGGTTGGCCTGCTGGTTGAGGTCGCCGGCGGTCATGTTGACGGTGATGGCACCGTCGGCGCCGGACAGCGCGCGGCCGTCGATGCGGCTGGTGTTGAGGTAGGAGAGCATGGCGGCATAGTCATCGGCCTGCTGCGCGTGGAGCGGCAGCGGTGATGCGATGACGGTGGCCAGCAACAGGGTGCGATGCAGGCGGTTCATTTGCCGGGCCCGCCCGCAGGTTGGCCCAGCGGGAACTGCGCGAGCGCGCCGCGCACCTGGTCGCCGATGCCCCGGGTGGCACCGGTGACGGCGCCCATGGGGCCGCCGATGGCGTTGCTGAGCTGGCCGCCGGAGAGCACGCCGCTGTCGGTCACTTTGCCCAAGGTGGAGGTGACGTTGGTGCCGGTGACGCGTTCGATGGTGGTCTGGGTGTGGGTGACGGCGGCACCGGTGTTGGAGCCCAGCGAGGCATAGTCGTCGTCGCTGAGTTCGTCCATGCCGGTGGAGGTGCCCAGGGCCTGGTTTACTTCGCGCTTGGGCGAGGGGTCGGCGATGAGGGCCATGCCGGGAGGCGCGGGCCGGTACGCGGGCCGGGCGGAGACATCGCGCAGGAGGACGATTTCACCGGGCTGCGCCTTGACGCCCTGGCGTGCGCCGGAGGCCTGGGCGGCCATCGGCAGGGCCAGCGCGGTGGCCAGCAGCCAGAGTGCGGCGGTGGTGGTGCGGTGTGCGGCAACGCTGTCCATGGCGCCCTCCTCGAAACGTGCGGAGGGGTAACGCAGCAATCGTGCCAACTCCGCGCGCCAGCAAATACGGGCCTTCGCCGCCACTACGGGTGTAACAGCGCAACAGCGTTGTTACAGATTCGTTGGAGATAACATCTGCTGAACAAGCGCATCACACGACCGACAAGCCCGCCGCTGCGCGGTTCTTCGTGGGTGTATCAGGTGTGTTACACCGGCTGATACACCGTTTACAGCGCGTAGTCAGGTTGGTCACACGCGTTTTGTTTTACCGCAGTGCGCGTGCTGTCTCTACAGTTGCGTGGTTGCAAGCGGTGCGGCGAAAAGCGTCGTTTGCCCTGTGCCCCCAACCTGGGATGGGGTGGGTGGGTTCACGGGACACGCCGCAAGTACGTCCGTGTAGGCTCCGTCGGCGCATCCATGCGCCTCAGGGTCCCGTGAACCCACCCACCCCATCCCTCGACAGTTTGCTGGTGGCCTTGGGCAAGCCAACAAGCAACAGCGGCGTTCCCCTGACTCCATTGCCAGATCCAAGCCTCGGCTAGCAAGCGGACTGCAGACTGCAGTGCGCGTGCATTTGCGGGTGCACTGCGCTCATGCTCTTCTCTGCACACCCACGCAGTGTGGATGGGTCGGCATGGGTGGGTAGCCGGGACCCTGAGCGCCATGGATGGCGCGACGGAGCCTACACGGGTGAGGACGCATTGCTTGCGAGGCATTGCCTCGCATGCGTCCGAACGCACAGCCGCCAGCGGCTGGGCCGGGCCGCGGAGCGGGACTTGCGGCGTGTCCCGGATACCCACCCATGCCGACCCACCCCAGCAGCACCCGGACACCGGCTTTGAGCTGTTGAAGTTGAATTTGCTTTCAGCTTCTAAAAAAAAACAGGCCCGCTTTCGCGGGCCCATACTCATCGCCATCGAACGCGACACTCAGGACGATCGTTTTTCCAGCTCGTCCACGCCCAGATTGGTGGAGGGGTTGTCGTACACCGCCTTGTCCAGCAACCCGGTCTCCTTGGCCACCAGCACCGGCACCAGCATCTGCCCGGTCACATTGGTCATCGTCCGCATCATGTCCAGGATCCGGTCGATCGCGTACAGATACCCGATCGTCTCCAACGGCAGGTTCGCCGCACTCAGCACCACCGTCGCCATCACCACCGCCGTGCCCGGCACGCCCGCTGTCCCGAAACTGCCCAGCACCGACGCGATCAACACCACGATGTACTGTTCCGGCGTCAACGGAACCCCCGTGTACTGCGCGATGAACACCGCGCACAACGCCGGATAGATCGCGCCGCAGCCGTCCATCTTGATGCTCGCGCCCAACGGCACCGCGAACGACGCGTAATCCTTGTTCACGCCCAGATTGTGCGTGATCGACCGCATCGCCGCCGGCATCGCCGCAAAGCTCGACGAACTCACGAACGCCACCTGCATCCCCGGCGCCGCCCCGCGGAAGAACTTCAGCGGATTCAACCCGTGCGACAACAACAGCCCCCCGTACACCACCACAATGTGGAACGCGCAGGCCACGTACAGCGCCAGCACGAAGTTGCCCAGCGGCAGCAGCTTCTCGAACCCGTAACTGCCCACCAGCCCCGCAATCAGCCCGAAGGTTCCCAGCGGCGTCATCTCCAGCACGAAGCGCGTCACCTGAATCATGATGTCGCTCATCTGCCCGGTCAGCTTGCGCGCCTCGGCCACCTTGTCGCCCAGCTTAACCATCGCAAAGCCCAGCAGCCCCGCGAAGAAGATCACCGGCAGGATCGACCCGCGCCCCGCCGCCAGCACCGTCTCGCCGGCCGCGTTCACCCGCGTGCCAATCCCCGTCAGCGCGTAGAACACATTCGACGGCACCACGTCCATCAGCACCTTCACCACGCTGGGCACTTCGCGCGGCGTATAGCCGTGGTCCATGCTCAGGCTCAGGTTGCCCGTGCCCGGCTGCAGGATCGTACCCACCGCCAGCCCCACGCAGACCGCCAGCGCCGCGGTGATGATGAACCACAGGAACGTGCGCCCGCCCAGGGCCGCCACCGACTTCTGCCCGTGCAGCGAGGAGATCGCATTGATCACCGCGAAAAACACCAGCGGCACCGCGATCATCTTGATCAGCGTCACGTACAGATCGCCCAACGGACCGAACCATACCTCGGCCGCCGGGCCCAGCAACCACCCGGCCAGCGCACCCAGCACGAAGCCGCCCAGCACGCGTTGCCAGAACGGAATCCGCAACCACGCAGAAACCAGCTTCATGAGCTTTCCAGAGAGAATTCGACAGCTAGGCACCTTAGCCCAACCGCGCCTGCGGAACGAGGCGCACACGGAAAATCAGCGTGTCATCGGCGTGCCTTGCGCCGTTCTGCATAATGAACGCCCGATTCACCTGTGAGATATGCCTGTCCATGTCCCGTTCCACGTCCCTGGTGGCGGCCATCGCCACCACCCTGCTGCTGGGCGCCTGCGCCACCAGCACCCCCGCCGCCACGGCCCCCGGCGCGGTTGCCGTCGATGTTCCCGCCGTCGCCCACCCGGCCGGTGAAACCCCCCAGTGGTGGTACCGCAGCGGGGCCGCCCGTGCCGCCGGCAGCGGCGCCATGGACGGCAAGGCCAAGAATGTCATCCTGTTCCTGGGTGACGGAATGAGCCTCACCACGGTCGCCGCCGCGCGGATCTTCGAAGGCCAGCGCAACGGCAACCCGGGTGAAGAGAACCTGCTGTCCTGGGAGCGCTTCCCGGCCACCGCGTTCAGCAAGACCTACAACACCGACTCGCAGACCCCCGATTCGGCCGGCACGATGACCGCCATCACCACCGGCGTGAAGACCCACATGGGCGCCATCGGCGTCAGTGCCGGCACCCGCAACGACTGCGCCGACAGCCTCAACAAGGGCCTGCTGACCTGGCTGCAGCTGGCCGACAGCGCGCACATGGCCACCGGCATCGTCTCCACCGCGCGCCTGACCCACGCCACCCCGGCGGCCACCTACGCGCACTCCCCCGAGCGCAACTGGGAAAATGACACCGACGTGCCCGAGGGCGCCAAGGCCGCCGGCTGCACCGACATCGCCCAGCAGCTGCTGTCCACCGCGCGCTATGGCCGTGGCCCGCTGGTCGCCCTGGGCGGCGGCCGCGGTGAATTCACCACCGTGGAAGAGCGCGATCCCGAGTACGACGACAAGGTCGGCCAGCGCCTGGACGGGCGCAGCCTGGTCACCGAATGGCAGCAGGCCCACCCGCAGGGCGCGTATGTCTGGAACGCCAAGCAGCTGCAGGCCGCACGCAATGCCCCGGCACTGCTGGGCCTGTTCGAGCCGGACCACATGCGTTATGAGATCGAGCGCAAGGACGACCCGTCCGGCGAACCCAGCCTGGCCGAGCTGACCAAGGCCGCCATCAACACCCTCTCCCGGCACAAGGAAGGCTACGTGCTGATGGTCGAGGGCGCCCGCATCGACCATGCCAACCACAGCGGCAACGCGTACCGCGCCCTCAGCGACACCGTGGCCCTGTCCGACGCCGTGCGCGCGGCCGTCGAGGCGACCTCCGACCAGGACACCCTGATCATCGTCACCGCCGACCATTCGCACACCCTGAACTTCGTCGGCTACCCGGCCCGCGGCAACCCGATCCTGGGCAAGGTCAAGGACAAGGGCGGCGAAGACGGCGTGGGCGGCCTGGACGTGGCCCGCGACGGCCTCGGCCTGCCCTATACCACGCTCAGCTATGCCAACGGCCCCGGCTACACCGGCGCCACCAACCAGCAGCCGGCCGGCCCCAAGGTGTACCCGCACAACCCGAGCAGCTTCGACCCGGCCGCCGGCCGCCCGGACCTGAGCCACGTGGACACCGAGCACCCCGATCACATGCAGGAAGCGCTGGTACCGACCAAGAGCGAAACCCATGGCGGCGAAGACGTCGGCATCTGGGCACGCGGCCCGGGCAGCAAGGCCATCCGCGGCACCATGGAACAGAACACGATCTACCACATGATCGTGCAGGCCACCCCGCGCCTGCGCCAGCGCCTGTGCGAGGCCGGTACCTGCGACGCCAAGGGCGTGCCGGTGGACCTGCCCACGCCGAAGGCGTTCGAGCGCAAGGCCGACGCCAACTGATGCCGGCCCGGCTCTCCGCCGCCCGCCGCAGGGGCCGCCACGTGCGGTTCCTGCTGTTGATGGCCGGACTGGCCAGCACCGGCCATGCGCTGGCCCAGGGCCCGGCTTGCCGGGTCCTCACCGAGGAACACGGGCTGTGGCCGCTGCCCGGCTGCGAGGTGGTCGACGGCGCGCCGCGGATCGCCGCGGACGTCCTGCCCGACCTTCCCTACGATGCCGACGGACTGGCGGCGGTGTACGCCGCCGACAGCTTTCATTACGTCACCCGTGCCGGCCGCACCCAGGCCGTGCTGACCTGGGACAGCGGGCCGGACTACGTCGAAGAGGGGCTGCTGCGGGGCCGCGTCGGCCCACGCGTCGGCTACTTCACCCCCGCGCTTGAACAGGCCTTCCCGGCCACGTTCGACTTTGCCTGGCCCTTCGCCGATGGCATTGCCCAGGTCTGCGAGGGGTGCCGCCCCGGCACGCCTGACGGCGAGGGCCACACGCCGGTGGAAGGCGGCCACTGGTTCCACATCAATCGCCAGGGCATCCGCGTGCCCGAGCCACCCACGCCCTGATCCCCATGCGTGGCGAGCCTGGCCCGCAGCGTCGATACTGCCTCCCTGCCTGAGCCTGCCTGAACCGATGTCGTCGCCATTACCCAACCTGTCTGCTGCGCCCCGCCCGGTCCTGGTGGGCTTCAGTGGTGGACTCGATTCCACCGTGCTGCTGCATTGGCTGGCGCAGTCGGCCGCGCAGCGCGATGCCGGCGTGCGGGCGGTGCACGTCCACCATGGCCTGCAACCGGCCGCCGACGCGTGGGCGCAGCACTGCCAGGCGATCTGTACGGCCTGGAAGATCGAACTGCAGGTGATCGGCGTCGACGTGGCCCGCGACAGCGGCCACGGCCTGGAAGCGGCCGCGCGCCATGCCCGCCGCGATGCCTTCGCCACCGCCCTGCGCCCGGGTGAACAGCTGGCCCTGGCCCATCACCGCGATGACCAGGCCGAAACGTTCCTGCTGCGCGCCCTGCGCGGGTCCGGCGTGGATGGGCTGGCCGCGATCCGCAGCGAGGCGCCGTTTGCCACCGGTACGGTGTGGCGACCGCTGCTGCAGGTACCGCGCGCGGCGCTGCTGGCCTACGCGCAGTCGCAGGCACTGCAGTGGGTGGACGATCCCAGCAATGCCAGCGACGAGGCCGACCGTAATTTCCTGCGCCTGCACGTGCTGCCGCTGCTGCAGCAACGCTGGCCGCAGGCCGATGCCGCCTTCGCGCGCAGCGCCGCACTCTGCGCGCAGGCGCAGCAGTTGCTGGACGTGTCCGACCAGGACGCCCTGCGCCGCTGCAGCCTGGCCCCGGGCGTGCTGGATGGCACGCGCCTGCTGCGGCTGCCGCGCGAACGCCGCGCCCGCCTGCTGCGCCAGTGGGTGCGCAACTGCGGGCTGCCGCCGC
This genomic interval carries:
- the tilS gene encoding tRNA lysidine(34) synthetase TilS produces the protein MSSPLPNLSAAPRPVLVGFSGGLDSTVLLHWLAQSAAQRDAGVRAVHVHHGLQPAADAWAQHCQAICTAWKIELQVIGVDVARDSGHGLEAAARHARRDAFATALRPGEQLALAHHRDDQAETFLLRALRGSGVDGLAAIRSEAPFATGTVWRPLLQVPRAALLAYAQSQALQWVDDPSNASDEADRNFLRLHVLPLLQQRWPQADAAFARSAALCAQAQQLLDVSDQDALRRCSLAPGVLDGTRLLRLPRERRARLLRQWVRNCGLPPLPAAGVDAIERDLLPAAHDADAQFAWQGARIRRWRSELHLLSATLALPPHWSVHWDGRAPLALPDGGQLELVGASQLATPLQVSARRGGERIQLPGRTHSHALKDLLQQRGLPPWQRRQLPLLFDGEVLMAAGDRVIAAPLQHWLDEHHAQLRWTPGAA
- a CDS encoding alkaline phosphatase — protein: MSRSTSLVAAIATTLLLGACATSTPAATAPGAVAVDVPAVAHPAGETPQWWYRSGAARAAGSGAMDGKAKNVILFLGDGMSLTTVAAARIFEGQRNGNPGEENLLSWERFPATAFSKTYNTDSQTPDSAGTMTAITTGVKTHMGAIGVSAGTRNDCADSLNKGLLTWLQLADSAHMATGIVSTARLTHATPAATYAHSPERNWENDTDVPEGAKAAGCTDIAQQLLSTARYGRGPLVALGGGRGEFTTVEERDPEYDDKVGQRLDGRSLVTEWQQAHPQGAYVWNAKQLQAARNAPALLGLFEPDHMRYEIERKDDPSGEPSLAELTKAAINTLSRHKEGYVLMVEGARIDHANHSGNAYRALSDTVALSDAVRAAVEATSDQDTLIIVTADHSHTLNFVGYPARGNPILGKVKDKGGEDGVGGLDVARDGLGLPYTTLSYANGPGYTGATNQQPAGPKVYPHNPSSFDPAAGRPDLSHVDTEHPDHMQEALVPTKSETHGGEDVGIWARGPGSKAIRGTMEQNTIYHMIVQATPRLRQRLCEAGTCDAKGVPVDLPTPKAFERKADAN
- a CDS encoding adhesin; the encoded protein is MNTNMKRTVLALAIAAASASAGANGWGNDRDNQNQNANINHLHNVVETRTNTNTDTNTETNTLTDSRTWNRTRNTTTNSNSTSNSTVNSDVTRNRTVTVNENSNIQADERKEKNNHGVDVNLEKDMRLSSDINFSGDPEITGELEVNSAAIAVIDNRQSITNNEASNTLLDNNASISENVGQDASGNLGFNVAAGDNNAQDNAASLSAADASFTFGMSDAEVFVNQYGAGNTTMNEGVVNNSSLSGNAFRDASGNIGVNSAAGNNNEQKNALAASVSTARMAQSSISSNQVSTGNSVSNEGYTRAMSDTTEVTMRGRVAGGTLAIGGGVYEGRGNAYQKDNYYLDSWSGELPHPGGNSTGHLDMDSEIQNATANPYTDGVGGIAFDTDEEGRLGFIEVGAADLYASLSGTVRTTRWVNVNAENNASLSGDAFRGATGNIGVNVASGSGNLQANSLALAVAQPATGGGGGTGE
- a CDS encoding dicarboxylate/amino acid:cation symporter, with product MKLVSAWLRIPFWQRVLGGFVLGALAGWLLGPAAEVWFGPLGDLYVTLIKMIAVPLVFFAVINAISSLHGQKSVAALGGRTFLWFIITAALAVCVGLAVGTILQPGTGNLSLSMDHGYTPREVPSVVKVLMDVVPSNVFYALTGIGTRVNAAGETVLAAGRGSILPVIFFAGLLGFAMVKLGDKVAEARKLTGQMSDIMIQVTRFVLEMTPLGTFGLIAGLVGSYGFEKLLPLGNFVLALYVACAFHIVVVYGGLLLSHGLNPLKFFRGAAPGMQVAFVSSSSFAAMPAAMRSITHNLGVNKDYASFAVPLGASIKMDGCGAIYPALCAVFIAQYTGVPLTPEQYIVVLIASVLGSFGTAGVPGTAVVMATVVLSAANLPLETIGYLYAIDRILDMMRTMTNVTGQMLVPVLVAKETGLLDKAVYDNPSTNLGVDELEKRSS
- a CDS encoding WG repeat-containing protein, coding for MPARLSAARRRGRHVRFLLLMAGLASTGHALAQGPACRVLTEEHGLWPLPGCEVVDGAPRIAADVLPDLPYDADGLAAVYAADSFHYVTRAGRTQAVLTWDSGPDYVEEGLLRGRVGPRVGYFTPALEQAFPATFDFAWPFADGIAQVCEGCRPGTPDGEGHTPVEGGHWFHINRQGIRVPEPPTP